One window of Arcobacter sp. LA11 genomic DNA carries:
- a CDS encoding sensor histidine kinase → MIEVDKLSKEHKNFGFKLFLSYITFTLLLIASITVIHIYLSDDLKLHKFEREVTLQSNEKKKEFDSFFKKRGDAILAISKNEYFLRFVDNGAYNYYIDLLFLTIMEANKEYMQMRYIDKNGMEKLRFEREKKSQEPYKTSRLQDKSSRYYFKNASQINHNSVWFSPIDLNIEHGKVEQPNKSVVRVATPIYINNEFEGILIINIFMRELFSSITKSTLYDIYISDSAGYYIKHKNPKYDWSLYHTKHRLDHDFEDEIVYEIQKDNLKGRVLTSNLYVQPLLLGNQRFNMVLVETDKSLKEVEENNNKMIIAILIFSFFMSIIFSIIFSSPLKHMYEIVVSQADKLHELATNLDKKVRIETLKNAKKDRLLQNQGKLAELGDMIGNIAHQWRHPLTRLSLTLQNLKAFQNKGKLDDKMLNDSLDTSLHHIEFMSNTIDNFKDFYKKDNEKKDFFVVDAIDSILKIIGPMLEHNNIEINIEDEQKVKLHGNKNEFSQVLMNLIVNAKDALEENSIEKPLINLLIKKDEKGIRIIINDNAEGIPKNIINNIFDPYFTTKKDKGTGIGLYLSKAIIEDKMKGKITVENKEYGAEFIIYLNYQ, encoded by the coding sequence ATGATTGAAGTTGATAAATTATCTAAAGAACATAAAAACTTTGGATTTAAACTTTTTTTATCGTATATAACATTTACACTATTGTTAATTGCCTCAATTACTGTTATTCATATCTATTTATCTGATGATTTAAAACTTCATAAGTTTGAAAGAGAAGTAACTTTACAAAGTAATGAAAAGAAAAAAGAATTTGATAGCTTTTTTAAAAAAAGAGGTGATGCTATTCTTGCAATTTCAAAAAATGAATATTTTTTAAGATTTGTTGATAATGGAGCTTACAACTATTATATTGATTTATTATTTCTTACAATTATGGAGGCAAATAAAGAGTATATGCAAATGAGATATATAGATAAAAATGGTATGGAAAAACTTAGATTTGAAAGAGAAAAAAAATCTCAAGAACCTTATAAAACCTCTAGGTTACAGGATAAATCAAGTAGATACTATTTTAAAAATGCTAGTCAAATAAACCATAACTCTGTATGGTTTTCTCCCATTGATTTAAATATAGAACATGGTAAAGTTGAACAACCAAATAAATCCGTTGTGAGAGTTGCAACACCAATATATATAAATAATGAATTTGAAGGTATTTTAATTATAAATATTTTTATGCGAGAACTTTTTAGTAGTATTACGAAATCAACTTTATATGATATTTATATCTCCGATAGTGCAGGATATTATATAAAACATAAGAACCCAAAGTATGATTGGTCTTTATATCATACTAAACATAGATTAGATCATGATTTTGAAGATGAAATTGTATATGAAATACAAAAAGACAATTTAAAAGGTAGAGTTTTAACTAGTAATCTTTATGTACAACCCTTACTTTTGGGAAATCAAAGGTTTAATATGGTTTTAGTTGAGACAGATAAATCACTAAAAGAAGTTGAAGAAAATAATAATAAAATGATTATTGCAATTTTAATATTTTCTTTTTTTATGTCAATAATATTTAGTATAATATTTTCTAGTCCTTTAAAACATATGTACGAGATTGTAGTTTCTCAAGCTGATAAATTACATGAATTAGCAACAAATTTAGATAAGAAAGTAAGGATTGAAACTTTAAAGAATGCTAAAAAAGATAGACTTCTTCAAAATCAAGGAAAACTAGCAGAGCTTGGGGATATGATTGGAAATATTGCTCATCAATGGAGACATCCTTTAACAAGACTTTCTTTAACTTTACAAAACTTAAAAGCTTTTCAAAATAAAGGAAAACTTGATGATAAAATGTTAAATGATTCTTTAGATACTTCGCTTCATCATATAGAATTTATGTCTAATACTATTGATAACTTTAAGGATTTTTATAAAAAAGATAATGAAAAGAAAGACTTTTTTGTAGTTGATGCTATAGACTCAATATTAAAAATTATTGGACCTATGTTAGAACATAATAATATTGAAATTAATATTGAAGATGAACAAAAAGTAAAATTGCATGGAAATAAAAATGAATTTTCGCAAGTTTTAATGAATTTAATAGTTAATGCAAAAGATGCTTTAGAAGAGAATAGTATTGAGAAACCATTAATTAATTTGCTTATAAAAAAAGATGAAAAAGGTATAAGAATAATTATAAATGATAATGCAGAAGGAATACCTAAAAATATTATAAATAATATTTTTGACCCATATTTTACTACTAAAAAAGATAAAGGTACAGGAATAGGTCTTTATTTATCAAAAGCAATTATAGAAGATAAAATGAAAGGTAAAATTACTGTTGAAAATAAAGAATATGGTGCAGAATTTATAATTTATTTAAATTATCAATAA
- a CDS encoding response regulator transcription factor, protein MKILLLEDDDFICEQVKNYFELDGHKVDFYNDGQSLLDNSVLSIYDILLLDINTPIKNGIETLKEIRKSCDTPAIYLTAMNDLDHVKDGYAAGCNDYVRKPFLFEELELRINQLIHKDCMERIKINENYCFDLCSMQLFYKKEPVLLNNQEKELLYLLVKNIGIAVSPDIIKDYVWEEKDVCDNTLRTKIKKLRNKLEDNFITNIRNIGYKIEKYD, encoded by the coding sequence ATGAAAATTTTGCTATTAGAAGATGATGATTTTATTTGTGAACAAGTAAAAAATTATTTTGAATTAGATGGACATAAAGTGGATTTTTACAATGATGGACAATCATTATTGGATAATTCAGTCTTATCAATCTATGATATTCTTTTATTAGATATTAACACACCAATAAAAAATGGAATAGAGACTTTAAAAGAGATAAGAAAAAGCTGTGATACTCCTGCAATATATTTAACTGCTATGAATGATTTAGACCATGTAAAAGATGGTTATGCAGCGGGATGTAATGATTATGTTAGAAAACCTTTCTTGTTTGAAGAATTAGAGTTAAGAATCAATCAACTAATACATAAAGATTGTATGGAAAGAATAAAAATCAATGAGAATTATTGTTTCGATTTATGTAGTATGCAACTTTTTTATAAAAAAGAACCTGTTCTTTTAAATAATCAAGAAAAAGAGTTACTATATCTTCTTGTGAAAAATATAGGAATAGCCGTTAGTCCTGATATCATTAAAGATTACGTTTGGGAAGAAAAAGATGTTTGTGATAACACTTTAAGAACAAAAATAAAAAAACTTAGAAATAAACTAGAAGATAATTTTATTACAAATATTAGAAATATCGGTTATAAGATAGAAAAATATGATTGA
- a CDS encoding cytochrome c, with protein MKIINKINLYLIIMISLSFNLNAEKIRGEYATKNLKGQDYYLKNCSSCHGEGSRGGNIASIREWKEFFSKNASELIYFHEEDNSTKNVIVYLKGDEFKKQSKLMLEFLQEFAYDSEHVPTCN; from the coding sequence ATGAAAATAATTAATAAGATAAATTTATATTTAATAATTATGATTTCTTTAAGTTTTAACTTAAATGCTGAAAAAATTAGAGGTGAATACGCTACTAAAAATTTGAAAGGTCAAGACTATTATTTAAAGAATTGTTCTTCATGCCATGGAGAAGGAAGTAGAGGAGGTAATATTGCTTCAATAAGAGAATGGAAAGAGTTCTTTTCAAAAAATGCTAGCGAGTTAATTTATTTCCATGAAGAAGACAATTCAACCAAAAATGTTATTGTATATTTAAAAGGAGATGAATTTAAAAAGCAAAGTAAATTAATGCTAGAATTTTTACAAGAGTTTGCTTATGACTCTGAGCATGTTCCTACATGTAATTAA
- a CDS encoding thioredoxin family protein codes for MKRIIFSFLVLISSLFAEDFSWQEGLDWQSDFDETKQLAKYHDKLIFMFLESRTCFYCPKLKKEVFSKKEFKDKIKKHFIPVILDNSLDADSDVANTGQCPPRLTVSMTPAIYFMGAEEEKLARRGKKHMIIYGMWQLDQMLEWMDDAVKKHNKLKEKGMIK; via the coding sequence ATGAAAAGAATTATATTTAGTTTTTTAGTATTAATTTCATCGCTTTTTGCAGAAGATTTTTCTTGGCAAGAAGGTTTAGATTGGCAGTCTGATTTTGATGAAACAAAGCAATTAGCAAAGTATCATGACAAATTAATATTTATGTTTCTAGAATCTAGAACCTGCTTTTATTGCCCAAAATTAAAGAAAGAAGTATTTAGTAAAAAAGAGTTTAAAGATAAAATTAAAAAGCATTTTATTCCTGTAATTTTAGATAATTCATTAGATGCAGATTCAGATGTAGCCAATACTGGACAATGTCCACCAAGATTAACTGTATCAATGACTCCAGCAATTTATTTTATGGGTGCAGAAGAAGAAAAGCTTGCTAGGCGGGGTAAAAAACACATGATTATTTATGGAATGTGGCAACTAGATCAAATGTTGGAATGGATGGATGATGCAGTTAAAAAACATAATAAATTAAAAGAAAAAGGAATGATAAAATGA
- a CDS encoding cytochrome C — protein MKSSMFRIAKIAFITAMLSTFAFGAVEHSKGKTEMAAVEGGDSCIKCHKGIESIRDEKSDMMQQIVAMGQGLGDTAGCVVCHGGNPEDGTVAGAHKGAPKAHAGGLSEFVRDPGSMWIADKTCGICHADTVENTMKSLMMTEAGKIQGNMHTWGTYNTKKVQYANYDVKDEDGKTPAWGTKVYKDYMVKMIDKYPDQFPTELKQLPLPPSGPEDFVGKSEEEIGAMASITYQRSDCQRCHIGVRGRKGRGDWRGMGCSACHMPYGNEGIYEGGDPTIDKKEHGHMLVHMMQGSREAKVKTPSGMEFSGIHPETCNSCHNRGKRIGVSYVGLMEQPYGSPLQAGGKSQSKHHGKRYKHIKEDLHFEAGMTCQDCHTSVDMHGDGTLFGTTLGQVEIECSDCHGTNDKYPWELKIGYGEKFGIDTPEGPRGMTNELPYFMTQGTVYDKQDGYLLSTRGNPLGNVVKHKGSNKVTVHLASGKDLEVPLLKYKAETSSWKSKNADVAMGKIQAHMDNLECYACHSDWAPQCYGCHVKVDYTPGKSKIDWIASGSTNFKNGETSESVLGTKGKKLFGKPSETRSYLRWEDPILGINGEGLVTPVIPGCQVTFTVIGPDGKTLILNKQARVSDNGQTVAGTDMAPVQPHTSGRKARSCESCHSNPKALGYGINDGQFIQKQGEDLYMDLQDLRTKKFVPANKTVQMKAIPGMDYDWSQIVTRDGKQLQTVGSHWPDSRPLDQDMRENMEKTGLCMGCHQNMKNDELWEKVNTDKKLNVTEHINKMHELINKAAK, from the coding sequence ATGAAAAGCTCGATGTTTAGAATTGCTAAAATCGCTTTTATTACAGCAATGCTTTCAACTTTTGCTTTTGGTGCGGTTGAGCATTCAAAAGGAAAAACTGAAATGGCTGCTGTTGAAGGTGGTGATTCATGTATCAAGTGTCATAAAGGTATTGAGTCTATTAGAGACGAAAAATCTGACATGATGCAACAAATCGTTGCTATGGGTCAAGGTCTTGGCGATACTGCAGGTTGTGTAGTTTGTCATGGTGGTAACCCAGAAGATGGTACTGTTGCAGGAGCACACAAAGGTGCACCAAAAGCTCACGCTGGAGGTTTATCTGAATTTGTTAGAGATCCAGGTTCTATGTGGATTGCTGATAAAACATGTGGTATCTGTCACGCAGATACAGTAGAAAATACTATGAAGTCGTTAATGATGACAGAAGCTGGTAAAATCCAAGGTAATATGCATACTTGGGGAACATATAATACTAAAAAAGTACAATATGCTAACTATGATGTAAAAGATGAAGATGGGAAAACACCTGCTTGGGGGACTAAGGTATATAAAGATTATATGGTAAAAATGATCGATAAATATCCTGACCAATTCCCTACTGAGTTAAAACAACTTCCATTACCACCTAGTGGACCAGAAGATTTCGTTGGTAAATCAGAAGAAGAAATTGGTGCTATGGCATCTATTACTTACCAAAGATCTGATTGTCAAAGATGTCACATTGGTGTAAGAGGTAGAAAAGGTAGAGGTGACTGGAGAGGTATGGGATGTTCTGCATGTCATATGCCATATGGAAACGAAGGTATTTACGAAGGTGGAGATCCAACAATTGATAAAAAAGAACATGGTCATATGTTAGTTCACATGATGCAAGGTTCTAGAGAAGCAAAAGTTAAAACACCATCTGGTATGGAATTTAGCGGTATTCACCCTGAAACTTGTAACTCTTGTCATAATAGAGGAAAAAGAATCGGTGTATCTTACGTTGGTTTAATGGAACAACCTTATGGTTCACCACTTCAAGCTGGTGGTAAATCACAATCTAAACATCATGGTAAGAGATATAAACATATCAAAGAAGACTTACACTTTGAAGCTGGTATGACTTGTCAAGATTGTCACACATCTGTTGATATGCATGGTGATGGTACATTATTTGGTACTACATTAGGTCAAGTTGAAATTGAGTGTTCTGACTGTCACGGTACAAATGACAAATATCCATGGGAATTAAAAATTGGTTATGGTGAAAAATTTGGTATCGATACTCCTGAAGGTCCAAGAGGTATGACTAATGAGTTACCATACTTTATGACTCAAGGTACAGTATATGACAAGCAAGATGGATATTTACTATCAACTAGAGGGAACCCACTTGGTAACGTTGTTAAACATAAAGGTTCAAATAAAGTTACTGTTCACTTAGCATCTGGAAAAGATTTAGAAGTGCCTTTATTAAAATATAAAGCAGAGACTTCATCATGGAAATCTAAAAATGCTGATGTAGCTATGGGTAAAATTCAAGCACACATGGATAACCTAGAGTGTTATGCTTGTCACTCTGATTGGGCACCACAATGTTACGGATGTCACGTTAAAGTAGATTATACTCCTGGTAAATCTAAAATTGACTGGATAGCATCTGGATCAACTAACTTTAAAAATGGTGAAACATCTGAGTCTGTATTAGGTACTAAAGGTAAGAAATTATTTGGTAAACCAAGTGAAACTAGATCTTACTTAAGATGGGAAGACCCAATCTTAGGAATCAATGGTGAAGGTCTTGTTACTCCTGTTATTCCTGGTTGTCAAGTTACATTTACGGTAATTGGACCTGATGGTAAAACATTAATTCTTAACAAACAAGCTAGAGTTTCAGACAATGGTCAAACAGTTGCTGGTACAGATATGGCACCAGTACAACCTCACACATCTGGAAGAAAAGCTAGATCTTGTGAATCTTGTCACTCTAATCCTAAAGCTTTAGGTTATGGTATTAATGATGGACAATTTATCCAAAAACAAGGTGAAGATTTATACATGGATCTTCAAGATTTAAGAACTAAGAAATTTGTTCCAGCAAATAAAACTGTTCAAATGAAAGCAATTCCAGGTATGGATTACGATTGGTCACAAATTGTAACTAGAGATGGAAAACAACTTCAAACTGTTGGTTCTCACTGGCCTGATTCAAGACCTCTTGATCAAGATATGAGAGAAAACATGGAGAAAACTGGTTTATGTATGGGTTGTCATCAAAATATGAAAAATGACGAACTATGGGAAAAAGTAAACACAGATAAGAAATTGAATGTTACAGAACATATCAATAAAATGCATGAGTTGATTAATAAAGCTGCTAAATAG
- a CDS encoding thioredoxin fold domain-containing protein, with the protein MNTKLFSKMTLSSIITASIIFTGCGEKTDEAKKIESPAIIKSEKVEKMKDEKPAEPKKEAMSVYTKYDSVVQDVFKDVAKIAPEGKQMILVFGTNTDPYSDRLKADIQNTPDLEKRLKEDFNSYYFKAHENLRHKQFHEGEMMDVDTKTMIAVYSVTATPTIIFTDDNGKAVIVVPGYMPPKQFLVTMDFMAEGKWKGKDRKNGEVYEALRDFYIAKGINVKKKAE; encoded by the coding sequence ATGAATACAAAATTATTTTCAAAAATGACTCTTAGCTCTATAATTACGGCATCTATAATATTTACAGGATGTGGAGAAAAAACGGATGAAGCAAAAAAAATAGAAAGCCCTGCAATTATTAAATCTGAAAAAGTTGAAAAAATGAAAGATGAAAAACCGGCAGAACCTAAAAAAGAAGCTATGTCTGTATATACAAAATATGATTCTGTTGTACAAGATGTATTCAAAGATGTTGCAAAAATTGCTCCAGAGGGAAAGCAAATGATATTAGTTTTTGGAACAAATACTGATCCTTATTCTGATAGATTAAAAGCAGATATACAAAATACTCCTGATTTAGAAAAAAGATTAAAAGAAGATTTTAATTCTTATTATTTTAAAGCTCATGAAAACTTAAGACATAAACAATTTCATGAAGGTGAAATGATGGATGTTGATACAAAAACTATGATTGCTGTTTATAGTGTAACTGCAACTCCAACTATTATCTTTACAGACGATAATGGTAAAGCTGTTATTGTTGTACCTGGGTATATGCCTCCAAAGCAGTTTTTAGTAACTATGGACTTTATGGCAGAAGGTAAATGGAAAGGTAAAGATAGAAAAAATGGAGAAGTATATGAAGCTTTAAGAGACTTCTATATTGCAAAAGGTATAAACGTAAAGAAGAAGGCTGAATAA
- a CDS encoding thioredoxin fold domain-containing protein, translating to MKKILLTFLFLISSLFSSELFKTGNKLVADGKGVIFVFESATCPYCDLLKKDFKENKEMNELAKNFNIYLIDREKEQDYIVGKTKKKETTTTLRMAFSTKNTPTITIFDKNWNRIFQLPGYAHPEQMITFMKFVKGLHEGKYKTDQWKKFLKDNGVE from the coding sequence ATGAAAAAGATTTTATTAACTTTTTTATTTTTAATAAGCTCACTATTTAGTAGTGAACTATTTAAAACTGGAAACAAACTTGTAGCAGATGGAAAAGGGGTAATCTTTGTTTTTGAGAGTGCAACCTGCCCTTATTGTGATCTTCTAAAAAAAGATTTCAAAGAAAATAAAGAGATGAACGAATTAGCAAAGAATTTCAATATTTACTTAATTGATAGAGAAAAAGAACAAGACTATATTGTAGGGAAAACAAAGAAAAAAGAGACTACTACTACATTAAGAATGGCTTTTTCAACTAAAAATACCCCTACAATTACAATCTTTGACAAAAACTGGAATAGAATATTTCAACTACCAGGATATGCACACCCAGAACAAATGATTACTTTTATGAAATTTGTAAAAGGGTTACATGAAGGTAAGTATAAAACAGATCAATGGAAGAAATTCTTAAAAGATAATGGTGTTGAATAA
- a CDS encoding DUF1566 domain-containing protein, whose product MKTLLKIALLFTITTSIFAEVVWLKEAKTRMSWKDAMQYCKDMNAILPSKKVFQEIWYKNNKASDIDGFEMSVSYWTSDEVKGNEKYAAYPFYFGEGRDSWYYKADHYGVRCIKKVK is encoded by the coding sequence ATGAAAACTTTATTAAAAATTGCACTTCTTTTTACTATTACTACATCTATTTTTGCAGAAGTGGTATGGTTAAAAGAAGCAAAGACAAGAATGAGTTGGAAAGATGCTATGCAATATTGTAAAGATATGAATGCAATTTTACCATCAAAAAAAGTTTTTCAAGAAATTTGGTATAAAAACAATAAAGCATCTGATATAGATGGATTTGAAATGTCAGTATCATATTGGACAAGTGATGAAGTAAAAGGAAATGAAAAGTATGCTGCTTATCCTTTTTATTTTGGAGAAGGTCGAGATAGTTGGTATTATAAAGCGGATCACTATGGAGTAAGATGTATAAAAAAAGTTAAGTAG
- a CDS encoding ABC-F family ATP-binding cassette domain-containing protein, translated as MIQLSNISKSFASKKLFSNLDFRLSSGDRVGLVGRNGTGKSTLFKLILGEESSDDGEIIIPKGYKIGALKQHLEFTEDSLREETALALNEDDKFSIYKVEKMLFGLGFTQEDLDKSPLSFSGGYQIRINLAKLLISEPNLLLLDEPTNYLDILSLRWLKQFLKSFEGEVILITHDRDFMDSITTHTIGIIRQSLFMIKGNTYKFYEQISMDDEHYEKQKASQDRKRKELEEFIAKNKARASTAAQAQSKVKLLEKMDDMESIVNESTLEFSFNFKDTPAKVLLDIKNISFGYSSDNILFKDISFTLKKGETLGIIGKNGKGKSTLLNTIAGELKQLTGNIELHGSTSFAHFGQTNIAHLNPNNTIMDEIYVSNSKLPEATVRAICGSMMFSGDDASKKISLLSGGEKSRVMLGQILAKDVNLLFLDEPTNHLDMQSIDALTNAIKNFDGSCIIVTHSEELLRQVCDRLIVFAKDKAEYFDGKYDEFLEKIGWDEEINEEKVKAQPKINKKENKKLRTALISERNKLTNPLKKEVEKLENSIMEIEDLIEKEQAELIQASNIGDNSKVIELSQIVIRHEKEVEEKFEKLEETQLSLDEITEEYEKKLVEI; from the coding sequence ATGATACAACTTTCAAATATTTCAAAAAGTTTTGCTTCTAAAAAACTATTTTCTAATCTAGACTTTAGATTAAGTTCTGGGGATAGAGTAGGTTTAGTAGGAAGAAATGGAACTGGAAAATCAACGCTATTTAAATTAATACTCGGAGAAGAGTCTAGTGATGATGGTGAGATTATTATTCCAAAAGGGTATAAAATTGGTGCTTTGAAACAGCATCTTGAATTTACAGAAGATAGCTTAAGAGAAGAAACTGCTCTTGCTCTTAATGAAGATGATAAGTTTAGCATATATAAAGTTGAAAAGATGCTTTTTGGATTAGGTTTTACACAAGAAGATTTAGATAAAAGTCCTTTATCTTTTTCAGGTGGTTATCAAATTAGAATAAATCTTGCTAAATTATTAATTTCTGAACCAAATTTACTTTTATTAGATGAGCCTACAAACTACTTAGATATTTTATCTTTACGATGGTTAAAACAGTTTTTAAAGTCTTTTGAAGGGGAAGTTATACTTATTACCCATGATAGGGATTTTATGGATAGTATAACAACTCATACTATAGGAATAATTAGACAAAGTCTATTTATGATAAAAGGAAATACTTATAAGTTCTATGAGCAAATAAGTATGGATGATGAGCATTATGAAAAACAAAAAGCTTCACAAGATAGAAAAAGAAAAGAACTTGAAGAATTTATAGCAAAAAATAAAGCTAGAGCTTCCACTGCTGCACAAGCACAATCAAAAGTTAAACTTTTGGAAAAAATGGATGATATGGAATCAATTGTAAATGAGTCTACTTTAGAGTTCAGTTTTAATTTTAAAGATACTCCGGCAAAAGTTTTGTTAGATATAAAGAATATAAGTTTTGGATACAGTAGCGATAATATACTTTTTAAAGATATCTCTTTTACTCTAAAAAAAGGTGAAACCTTAGGAATTATTGGAAAAAATGGAAAGGGTAAATCTACATTATTAAATACAATAGCCGGTGAACTAAAACAACTTACCGGAAATATAGAACTTCATGGTTCAACATCTTTTGCACATTTCGGGCAAACAAACATTGCACATTTAAATCCAAATAATACAATTATGGATGAAATTTATGTATCTAATTCAAAACTTCCAGAAGCTACTGTAAGAGCTATTTGTGGTTCTATGATGTTTAGTGGAGATGATGCTTCTAAGAAAATTTCATTACTTTCAGGTGGTGAAAAGAGTAGGGTAATGTTAGGACAGATTTTAGCTAAAGATGTAAACTTATTATTTCTTGATGAGCCTACAAACCATTTAGATATGCAATCAATCGATGCTCTAACTAATGCAATAAAGAATTTTGATGGTTCTTGTATTATAGTAACGCATAGTGAAGAACTCTTAAGGCAAGTATGTGATAGGTTAATTGTATTTGCAAAAGATAAAGCTGAGTACTTTGATGGAAAATATGATGAGTTTCTTGAAAAAATTGGTTGGGATGAAGAGATAAATGAAGAAAAAGTAAAAGCACAACCTAAAATAAATAAAAAAGAGAATAAAAAACTAAGAACAGCACTTATTAGTGAGCGAAATAAATTAACTAACCCTTTAAAAAAAGAAGTTGAAAAATTAGAAAATTCAATTATGGAAATTGAAGATTTAATTGAAAAGGAACAAGCAGAATTAATACAAGCTTCAAATATTGGAGATAATAGTAAAGTGATTGAATTATCTCAGATTGTAATAAGACATGAAAAAGAAGTAGAAGAGAAATTTGAAAAACTAGAAGAAACTCAACTCAGTTTAGATGAAATAACAGAAGAATATGAAAAGAAGCTAGTAGAGATTTAA
- a CDS encoding MBL fold metallo-hydrolase, translating to MKKRYKNLEKEYKVRFKEGLSIIASMIKEKSKNAKPKHKYQIPVNFLTKTDLENMEDYSVVRFGHSTLLYKIENEFILTDPVFSNRASPFSFMGPKRFHDNPIEIDELPFIKSVIISHDHYDHLDKKSIKKLKNKVETFYTTLEVGQHLMKFGVLRRNIVELDWWDSKKKDSIEFICTPAQHFSGRTLLDRDRTLWSSWVIKAPKGKFYFGADGGYFEGFKEIAFNHGPFDMSFLEVGAYNRKWRDIHMLPEDSIQAHKDLNAKVLFPIHNGTFDLSLHAWDEPFERISALAKKNNIDIRFPIMGEVISLLDYTPTKNWWR from the coding sequence TTGAAAAAAAGATATAAAAATCTTGAAAAAGAGTATAAAGTTAGATTTAAAGAAGGTTTATCAATTATCGCTTCAATGATTAAAGAGAAGTCAAAAAATGCTAAACCAAAACATAAATATCAAATACCAGTTAATTTTTTAACAAAAACTGATTTGGAAAATATGGAAGATTATAGTGTAGTAAGATTTGGACACTCAACATTATTATATAAAATAGAAAATGAATTTATCTTAACCGACCCAGTATTTTCCAATAGGGCATCACCTTTTTCTTTTATGGGGCCAAAAAGATTCCATGATAACCCAATAGAAATTGATGAATTACCTTTTATAAAATCAGTAATAATTTCCCATGACCATTATGATCACCTAGACAAAAAGAGTATAAAAAAATTAAAGAATAAAGTTGAAACTTTTTATACAACTCTTGAAGTTGGACAACACCTTATGAAGTTTGGGGTTCTTAGGCGTAATATTGTTGAATTAGATTGGTGGGATAGTAAAAAGAAGGATTCTATAGAGTTTATTTGTACTCCAGCTCAACACTTCTCAGGTAGAACATTATTAGACAGAGACAGAACTTTATGGTCTTCTTGGGTAATCAAAGCACCAAAAGGAAAGTTTTATTTTGGTGCAGATGGTGGATATTTTGAAGGATTTAAAGAAATTGCCTTTAATCATGGTCCTTTTGATATGTCCTTTCTTGAAGTTGGAGCTTATAATAGAAAATGGAGAGATATTCATATGCTGCCAGAAGATAGTATACAAGCCCACAAAGATTTAAATGCAAAGGTATTATTTCCAATTCATAATGGTACATTTGACTTGTCTTTACATGCTTGGGACGAACCTTTTGAAAGGATTAGTGCATTAGCAAAAAAGAATAATATAGATATTAGATTTCCTATTATGGGTGAAGTAATATCTTTATTGGATTATACTCCAACAAAAAATTGGTGGAGATAA
- a CDS encoding helix-turn-helix transcriptional regulator: protein MDSKELAKIFKALSNENRLEIYKEIAKQEDIDFEQKCECSISEILSCLKIGAPTISHHLKELTNANLITTEKNGKFLIAHINKETLEKIRGFIDL, encoded by the coding sequence ATGGATTCTAAAGAGTTAGCAAAAATATTTAAAGCATTATCAAATGAGAATAGGTTAGAAATATATAAGGAAATTGCAAAACAAGAAGATATAGATTTTGAGCAAAAATGCGAATGTTCTATTTCTGAAATATTATCTTGTTTAAAAATTGGAGCACCTACTATATCTCATCATTTAAAAGAACTAACTAATGCAAATTTAATTACAACTGAAAAAAATGGTAAATTTTTAATAGCTCATATTAATAAAGAGACTTTAGAGAAAATTAGAGGTTTTATTGATTTATAA